In one window of Rhinoderma darwinii isolate aRhiDar2 chromosome 7, aRhiDar2.hap1, whole genome shotgun sequence DNA:
- the LOC142656918 gene encoding C-reactive protein-like, whose protein sequence is MRSAEHVLLHKTCSVRYFITCAVIHLLGPGGTGLFSCNGMDGRYVTVLLPDNIEKLSLCEVQVFSLPISSVGLSGTVLMFPEVGNRSYAVLQPQAPVDLIDFTLCLRVSTALSGRREVILFSYCNDGQDELNVWRELDGRLSLYLRSSSDGAFFSLPGLSTFGTHICVTWRSSSGVTSFWVNGKMSTRQIYRKGHNVTPGGNVILGQDQDICGGSFDVKQSFVGEISDVHLWNYVQHSSAIKDVYKNKPSAQGNVINWSSVNYSLYGNVVIQ, encoded by the exons ATGAGATCAGCTGAACATGTCCTCCTCCATAAGACGTGTTCTGTACGCTATTTTATCACGTGCGCAGTCATACATTTGTTGGGCCCCGGGGGCACCGGCCTCTTCAGCTGTAATGGAATGGATGGGAGATACGTCACAGTGCTGCTACCGGATAATATCGAGAAGCTCTCCCTCTGTGAAGTCCAAGTATTCAGCCTCCCGATATCCTCAGTCG GTCTTTCTGGAACAGTCTTGATGTTCCCAGAGGTAGGAAACCGGAGTTACGCCGTTCTGCAGCCACAGGCGCCAGTAGACCTGATAGATTTCACGCTTTGCCTCCGTGTGTCCACCGCACTCTCCGGACGCCGTGAAGTCATATTATTCTCCTATTGCAATGACGGACAAGATGAACTTAATGTTTGGAGGGAGCTGGATGGTCGCCTCTCCTTGTATCTCCGCAGCAGTAGTGATGGCGCCTTCTTCTCCTTACCGGGTCTCAGCACGTTTGGGACACATATCTGTGTGACCTGGCGGTCTTCTTCTGGAGTAACAAGCTTTTGGGTTAATGGTAAAATGTCTACAAGACAAATCTACAGGAAGGGGCACAACGTGACTCCAGGGGGCAATGTGATTTTGGGGCAGGACCAAGATATCTGCGGGGGAAGTTTTGATGTAAAGCAAAGTTTTGTAGGAGAAATTTCGGATGTCCATCTGTGGAATTATGTTCAACATTCCAGTGCCATCAAAGACGTCTACAAAAATAAGCCAAGCGCTCAGGGGAACGTCATCAACTGGAGCTCGGTAAACTACAGTCTATACGGAAACGTTGTGATCCAGTGA